The Platichthys flesus chromosome 10, fPlaFle2.1, whole genome shotgun sequence genome includes a window with the following:
- the hikeshi gene encoding protein Hikeshi, with protein MFGCLVAGRLVQTDALQVAPDKFLFNLPDFDNVNHVVVFMLGTVPFPAGTGGAVYFSFPEPGGGGPVWQLLGFITNDKPSAIFKISGLKPGERGSGPQPFGPGAGCSTGPSLAQVGVSVEPLQQLAQEIPVSSAAVSSVDSFLQFTQKMLDSLFNFCSSFAVSQEQMTPNRTETFIPSSCLLRWYENYQRRMAQNPNFWKS; from the coding sequence ATGTTCGGGTGTCTGGTGGCGGGCCGCCTGGTCCAGACCGACGCGCTGCAGGTCGCTCCGGACAAGTTCCTGTTCAACCTGCCGGACTTCGACAACGTGAACCACGTGGTGGTGTTCATGCTGGGCACCGTGCCGTTCCCCGCCGGGACGGGCGGCGCCGTGTACTTCTCCTTCCCGGAGCCGGGCGGCGGCGGCCCGGTGTGGCAGCTGCTCGGCTTCATCACCAACGACAAGCCCAGCGCCATCTTCAAGATCTCGGGCCTGAAGCCCGGGGAGCGCGGTTCCGGGCCGCAGCCCTTCGGCCCCGGGGCCGGATGCTCCACGGGCCCCTCCCTGGCCCAGGTCGGGGTGTCGGTGGAGCCGCTGCAGCAGCTGGCGCAGGAGATCCCGGTGTCCAGCGCCGCCGTGTCCTCCGTGGACTCCTTCCTCCAGTTCACCCAGAAGATGCTGGACAGCCTCTTCAACTTCTGCTCCTCCTTCGCTGTGTCGCAGGAGCAGATGACTCCGAACCGAACCGAGACCTTCATCCCGTCCAGCTGCCTCCTCCGGTGGTACGAGAACTACCAGAGAAGGATGGCGCAGAACCCCAACTTCTGGAAGTCCTGA